One Rosa chinensis cultivar Old Blush chromosome 5, RchiOBHm-V2, whole genome shotgun sequence genomic region harbors:
- the LOC121049267 gene encoding uncharacterized protein LOC121049267: protein MVHREAAQHGSSGRCPAVVLHVGLTHEGVIEEGLRQKRKVVEIEGRSSYIVSTNNIRALEFNLNFRARHGPRSALHLQGPGPGLAEEFQARLRLAGNRDRPKPRPRLNGPVCPGFQFYIVDFFIPKDDTDSKISFHNTNLESLFYNNSKLNTYRSTQKL, encoded by the exons ATGGTTCATCGGGAAGCTGCCCAGCAtggttcatcgggacgctgcccggccGTTGTTCTACATGTCGGATTGACACACGAAGGTGTCATTGAGGAAGGCCTGCGACAGAAAAGAAAGGTGGTGGAGATTGAGGGAAGGAG CTCTTATATAGTGAGCACTAACAACATCCGAGCTCTGGAGTTCAACTTAAATTTTAGGGCTAGGCACGGTCCCAGATCGGCACTGCATTTACAAGGACCGGGACCGGGACTGGCAGAGGAATTTCAAGCCAGGCTTCGACTTGCTGGAAACAGGGATCGTCCTAAACCCAGACCGAGACTAAACGGTCCAGTTTGTCCGGGTTTTCAGTTCTATATCGTTGATTTCTTCATCCCCAAAGACGACACCGATTCGAAAATTTCTTTTCACAATACTAACCTAGAATCTTTGTTTTACAACAATTCAAAACTTAATACATATAGATCAACCCAAAAACTATAG
- the LOC121049071 gene encoding uncharacterized protein LOC121049071 yields MATSTSDTHDDDQPHRGTIREVQCTLEFLSPNAEACSVMMTNATIALEIVMRDLMETRAQAEAERTAAVVARREVENMANQNHILREALPRRVMNNEALDKAGQQETPILTISGVPTPGVFLTIDPGTGLVGTFVPPTVETSGSLTHY; encoded by the coding sequence ATGGCTACCAGCACCTCCGATACCCATGACGATGATCAGCCCCACAGAGGGACTATTCGTGAGGTCCAATGCACGCTCGAGTTTCTCAGCCCAAATGCTGAAGCGTGCTCAGTCATGATGACCAATGCCACCATAGCACTCGAGATCGTGATGCGTGACCTCATGGAGACACGTGCACAGGCCGAGGCTGAGCGTACGGCTGCCGTAGTAGCACGTCGAGAGGTTGAAAATATGGCAAACCAAAACCACATTCTCCGCGAGGCACTCCCGCGGAGAGTCATGAATAACGAGGCACTGGACAAGGCTGGCCAACAAGAGACCCCGATACTGACCATCAGTGGTGTCCCGACACCTGGGGTTTTCCTAACCATAGACCCGGGTACCGGCCTAGTTGGCACATTCGTCCCGCCCACAGTAGAAACTTCTGGAAGCCTCacgcactactag